From Vicugna pacos chromosome 6, VicPac4, whole genome shotgun sequence, a single genomic window includes:
- the SEC23A gene encoding protein transport protein Sec23A, with amino-acid sequence MTTYLEFIQQNEERDGVRFSWNVWPSSRLEATRMVVPVAALFTPLKERPDLPPIQYEPVLCSRTTCRAVLNPLCQVDYRAKLWACNFCYQRNQFPPTYAGISELNQPAELLPQFSSIEYVVLRGPQMPLIFLYVVDTCMEDEDLQALKESMQMSLSLLPPTALVGLITFGRMVQVHELGCEGISKSYVFRGTKDLSAKQLQEMLGLSKVPVTQATRGPQVQQPPPSNRFLQPVQKIDMNLTDLLGELQRDPWPVPQGKRPLRSSGVALSIAVGLLECTFPNTGARIMMFIGGPATQGPGMVVGDELKTPIRSWHDIEKDNAKYVKKGTKHFEALANRAATTGHVIDIYACALDQTGLLEMKCCPNLTGGYMVMGDSFNTSLFKQTFQRVFTKDMHGQFKMGFGGTLEIKTSREIKISGAIGPCVSLNSKGPCVSENEIGTGGTCQWKICGLSPTTTLAIYFEVVNQHNAPIPQGGRGAIQFVTQYQHSSGQRRIRVTTIARNWADAQTQIQNIAASFDQEAAAILMARLAIYRAETEEGPDVLRWLDRQLIRLCQKFGEYHKDDPSSFRFSETFSLYPQFMFHLRRSPFLQVFNNSPDESSYYRHHFMRQDLTQSLIMIQPILYAYSFSGPPEPVLLDSSSILADRILLMDTFFQILIYHGETIAQWRKSGYQDMPEYENFRHLLQAPVDDAQEILHSRFPMPRYIDTEHGGSQARFLLSKVNPSQTHNNMYAWGQESGAPILTDDVSLQVFMDHLKKLAVSSAA; translated from the exons TCAAGTGGATTATCGAGCAAAACTCTGGGCTTGCAACTTTTGTTATCAAAGGAATCAG ttTCCACCGACTTACGCTGGTATATCTGAACTGAACCAACCTGCTGAACTTTTACCTCAGTTTTCCAGCATTGAATATGTAGTTCTG cgtGGTCCTCAGATGCCTTTGATATTCCTCTATGTGGTTGATACTTGCATGGAAGATGAAGATTTACAAGCCTTGAAAGAATCTATGCAGATGTCATTAAGTCTTTTGCCACCGACAGCTTTGGTTGGACTTATTACTTTTGGGAGAATGGTGCAGGTTCATGAACTTGGATGTGAGGGCATTTCAAAAAGCTATGTCTTCAGAGGAACAAAAGATCTGTCTGCCAAACAACTGCAG GAAATGCTGGGGCTCTCTAAAGTACCAGTTACTCAAGCAACACGTGGTCCTCAGGTACAACAGCCACCTCCTTCCAATAG ATTCTTGCAGCCAGTACAGAAAATAGACATGAATCTCACAGATCTTCTGGGAGAACTGCAGCGAGACCCTTGGCCTGTACCACAGGGAAAGAGACCCTTGCGTTCCTCTGGGGTGGCACTTTCCATAGCTGTAGGACTGCTTGAG TGTACCTTTCCCAACACTGGTGCTCGTATCATGATGTTCATTGGTGGTCCAGCCACTCAGGGGCCTGGAATGGTGGTTGGAGATGAGCTGAAGACACCTATAAGATCATGGCATGACATTGAAAAAGATAATGCCAAATATGTTAAAAAGGGAACTAAG CATTTTGAAGCATTGGCTAATCGAGCTGCTACGACTGGTCATGTTATTGATATCTATGCATGTGCATTAGATCAGACAGGTCTTCTGGAGATGAAATGCTGTCCTAACCTTACTGG AGGATACATGGTAATGGGCGACTCTTTCAACACTTCCTTATTCAAGCAGACTTTTCAAAGAGTCTTTACCAAAGATATGCATGGACAGTTTAAAATGGGCTTTGGTGGTACATTAGAAATAAAG ACTTCAAGGGAAATAAAGATTTCAGGAGCTATTGGACCCTGTGTGTCTCTCAATTCTAAAGGACCCTGTGTGTCTGAAAAT gagATAGGAACAGGTGGCACTTGTCAATGGAAGATATGTGGACTCAGTCCCACTACAACCTTAGCCATATATTTTGAAGTTGTCAACCAG catAATGCTCCAATTCCTCAAGGAGGGCGTGGTGCAATCCAGTTTGTGACTCAGTATCAGCATTCAAGTGGGCAGAGACGTATCCGAGTGACTACCATTGCTAGGAA CTGGGCAGATGCTCAAACGCAAATCCAAAACATCGCTGCGTCTTTTGACCAGGAGGCAGCTGCCATTCTTATGGCTCGGCTGGCAATATACAGAGCAGAAACAGAAGAGGGTCCTGATGTGCTTAGATGGCTGGACAGACAGCTCATTCGACTG tgtCAGAAATTTGGCGAGTATCACAAAGATGATCCAAGTTCCTTCAGATTTTCTGAAACTTTCTCCCTTTATCCACAG tttatgtttcatttgagAAGATCTCCTTTCCTGCAAGTTTTTAACAATAGTCCTGATGAGAGTTCATATTATCGTCACCATTTTATGCGTCAAGATTTGACCCAGTCTCTGATCATGATTCAGCCTATCCTGTATGCGTATTCTTTTAGTGGACCACCAGAG CCGGTTCTTCTCGATAGCAGCAGCATACTTGCAGATCGTATTCTCCTCATGGACACATTCTTCCAGATTCTGATTTATCATGGTGAG ACCATAGCTCAGTGGCGCAAGTCAGGATACCAGGACATGCCAGAATATGAAAATTTCCGCCACCTTCTGCAAGCTCCAGTGGATGACGCACAGGAGATCCTTCACTCCAGATTCCCCATGCCGAGATACATCGACACTGAACATGGGGGCAGCCAG GCTCGTTTCCTGCTTTCAAAAGTCAACCCTTCACAAACTCATAATAATATGTATGCCTGGGGACAG gaGTCTGGAGCACCTATTCTCACAGATGATGTTAGTTTACAGGTGTTTATGGATCACTTGAAGAAACTTGCTGTGTCAAGTGCTGCTTGA